The genome window CATGGATTAAGTGAGGTCATAGAGCTGTATTTTAGTGATACAATGGAGTTTGTCTGCACAAATGTTTTTACTGTGCCGTGTCTTCTCAACACGTGTTATTAATTTGGTACAGAAAAACTCCATTGTAGCACAATGGTTGTGACAAATGCATTGTACATCAGTGTGTGCAGGGCCTATCTTACATTCCTCTCAATGTAAAGCCGTTATCTTTTGGATGTTTTGCCCTCTTTTTAGTCTCCCTCAGAATTTGCATACACACATAGTGACTTAAACCATGATATCAACAACTATTCTTTAGCATCCAAAGTGCAATGTCTTAGACAACAGAACATATTACCTTTTACATGTAAATTAAACTTAATATAAATTGTGACAAAATGAACAGTGAATTATTCAAAGAGAGAATGTAATGTGTTATTTCTGAAACAATCTCCATTCTTCATGTTAGCTGATTAATCCATTTACACAGTAATACTCTTATTTAAACACTCCCACACCCAAAAAACAATAATCATGTTTTTCAATATAATACTCAACAATCCCGATAAAAAGTTAAAATACCATATAGTTCAGAATGAATCGCTTTGTGTTAGACATAACCGCTAATGACGTCACTGAGAGTTGGGGTCAGATCTTAGTGGCAGTCACTTCAAGGTCACACTCAAGGTGTTAGCTACTGTAACCTAGTGCGTCAGCTGATGATGTGCGACAATGCCTTTTGATTGTCAGATTATTTCATAATAATCACATTTGTTGCATAGAGTTAAATGTTGAAAGTCTCTGATGCACCAGTAGTGCTGGATGTTGGAGCTGCTGAAACGTTGAAAACGTCTGGAACAGTAGAAACAATAGGTCAAACAATGGCACTACATACTGTAGTAGAAGGGCAACTTGTGCCCAATTGCCTAAGAGTATTGCTTTATACTATAGACTTACTTCTCCTCCGTGTCCGGAAAAATCCCAAACCACTTGACGATGTTGCAGCACTTGTGGTCTGAAACGAGAATATAATATAAAACTTTCAATACTAGCTTCAAGGTAGTAAACTTCCTGACATGTTCAACACAGTGATAAATACAATACAATGGTCATATGAGTAAGCATAGACAATAGTGTTGTGGCCAGCAACAAATAATGTAGATTTATAACATATTCAATTATAAACAATTATACAATATTATGCAGCCACGACACTAcagtgacgagacagcctacagggaggaggtcagagacctggccgggtggtgccagaataacaacctatccctcaacgtaaccaagactaaggagatgattgtggactacaggaaaaggaggaccgagcactcccccattctcatcgacggggctgtagtggagcaggttgagagcttcaagttccttggtgtccacatcaacaacaaactagaatggtccaaacacaccaagacagtcttgaagacGGCACacaaaagcctattcccccaTCAGGAAAGttcaaagatttggcatgggtcctgagatcctcaaaaggttctacagctgcaacatcgagagtatcctggttgcatcactgcctggtacggcaattgctcggcctctgaccgcaaggcactacagagggtagtgcgtaaggcccagtacatcactggggctaagctgcctgccatccaggacctccaggacctctacaccagaggaagaccctaaaaattgtcaaagaccccagccaccccagtcatagactgttctctcaactaccacatggcaagcggtaccggagtgccaagtctaggacaaaaaggcttctcaacagtttttaccaccaagccataagactcctgaacaggtaatcaaatggctacccgtactatttgcattgtgtgccctcccaacccctctttttacgctgctgctactctctctttatcatatatgcatagtcactttaactatacattcatgtacatactacctcaattgggccgaccaaccattGCTccagcacattggctaaccgggcaatCTGGATCGTGTcctacccaccacccgccaacccctcttttacgctactgctactctctgttcatcgtatatgcatagtcactttaaccatatctacatgtacatactacctcaatcagcctgactaaccggtgtctgcatatagcctcgctgcttttatagcctcgctactgtatatagcctgtctttttactgttgttttatttctttaccgaCCTATTGTTCAcgtaataccttttttgcactattggttagagcctgtaagtaagcacttcactgtaaggtctacacctgttgtattcggcgcacgtggcaaataaactttgatttgatttgatgttgtttGAAAAAAGCCCTTACCTTTGTGCGGTTGGAGGACACTTGTGACCTTCCTGTCAGAGCTTCCCGGATCTGAAAGCACAGACAAGGAGTTCATCAAATATATGAATTGTCATTACAAAGCACATTACAATACATAATATGAGAGGTACCAGTAAGTGTGTCTGGAACATACCTTTTTGTCCAAAAGTGTTCCAAATACCAAGATGAACAAACCCTTTGAATGATAACATGGTGAAGGATGGAATTACTACACcaaagtacagtatatatgtaaTTGTAAACATTCATTCAAATCTTAACTTAGTATAACATGCCATGGGGAATTTTATGCAGTTTTTTTAATAATCTCTCAAGTCAATTGTATTTCACTGAGGAACAGTTAATTACTAGTGTTATTTAACTGAGCTAAATACCTGTAATGAATTGAAGATTGCAAACACAATATGGATTCCTAGATTGTCTGGTATAGTCATGGTTCCTACTCCTAGTCCCCAGGTAGTACCAAAGAAGGGAGTCAGAATGGCCAGACACCTGGCGATGACCACCACAGCATTTTTCTCATCTGGCTGGGTAACATCCCCCACAACTCTCCTCAAGATTTTGAACAGAACCACAATCAGGATCAAAAGGTTGATGACCACTATGGTCAGGGCAGGGATCACAAAAGCCAGAAGGGTCATTGACTCTGTCCAGTTGAGCCAGCAAACCCCGTCCTTCCCTCTAATGTATTGTTTCCCTGGAGCTGTCACTGCAATAGTTATGACAGCAATGATGAGGGGAGCTCCATAGCCCAAAGAAAAACTGATGGCCAACATTGCTGGTTTAGACATGTGAGAGAAAACCATGACAGTCCGGTAGAGCAGCAAAAGGCCTGAGACCAGCATCCAGAAAAACAGAGCCAGGTAGAAAAAGTGGATGAAAAATGTTGCTGTGGAACACGCAGGTAGATCTTTGTTTTCATTATCGGAAATTGCTGCACCAATAATGAACCAAATGTCAGCAATCAGAAGGGAAAAGGCGATGTTCACTATAGAGACATGACGCATGTAAGATGTGTTGTTTCCAGTCACAGCATTCCATACCAACATCTCAATGATGAGACACACGACCAAGCAACACATTGATATGCCAACTCCAATGTAAGTGATCAAATCCAAAGCGAATCGTAACTCAGCTGGAATGAAAGGCGACATCAAAATGGAGAAGGAGGTCAGATGATTACAGTGACAGGTGACAGTGCCATTCTTATCAGACTGCAGTTCACATCCTTCACCATCCCATCCTCCAAGGCCGTCAAAAAGGTTGAAGTTCCAGAAAACACACTGAGGATTGGCCAGTGTCTTGTTCAGTACGTCAAAACTGAAAGTCACATTCTTGATTGTGCCATTCACCTTCACTAGAACCACTTTTCCGTTGATAGTGTTGACCCTGTTGACCCTGTTGTTCAGACTGCTGCTGTTTCTTGCAGGTAAAATATTATCCAAGGATTCAAATGTTATTATGGTGATTGAACTGTAGGAAGCTTCAGATGCCGGTATGTCTATCAGAACAGATGAGTTTAAATTGAATAAGTTGTTGACTGAGTTGTTGACTGtggttttgtttaaaaaaatgctaGGCGTTGCTATGTCAAAAAAGTCATCGGTAAGGAAATTGGAAATTGTTTCAACGGTGCCCAGAAAGGCTGAGCTTTCATTTTTGGTGAGGTTGGTGTTTAGAACATCCCAGGAGGCTTTTGCTCCATTTGAAGTAAGTACACCTGCCGTTTCCAGGAAATTCTAAAGATCAAGATAGAAGTCAGAATTCGTACAGGATTATTGAaatcctaataaaaatgatgCTGTATGTGCTCTAATTCAACTATTAAGGGTGTAATAATAAATTAGTATTATAATATCTTTGAATGGAGTGTTTAAAAATTATTTAAAGTGATGCTGTTGATGTCAACATACCTTCATCAATGGTTTGTTTATTGGGGTACTTCGGGACACATTTGCAACATTTTTTAGAATATTAACAATAGTAGAAATAGTTGCAGGTGATGCAACTATTCTATCTCGGAGGTTAAAAGTGCTGTTGCGGAGTCTTTCCAAAAAGACTGGAAGACCAGTCCCCGCCaaatcctgtgtgaatttaaagtGACGAAGGAAAGATAAAATACAAATGAATataagattgatgctatacacaGTACTGTAACAAAGAAATACCATCATTACTAAACAATTTTTATATAGAGTATATTTTATATCCAATGAAAAAGTTTTTATGTTAACATATTACCTGAGACAATAAAAACAGGTGTTCAATTTCTTTTAGGACACAGTTATTCTCCAGAACTGAAAAACTTTCATTTTCTTGACAAATGGCAGTCTTTTGACCCACTTCATCCGGTTTGCATTCAGCTACAACTATCTCATTAACTTGTCCATTGCCAAAGATCGTATCATTCAAGCAGGTAAACCCTAGAGAACAATAGGATTTGTGAAATCATGACTTGAAAACATTACTTCACATATActttaaatatataaatatacaatATTTTATACAATATTTATAATTGTAATGTTATAGATATTGCAACTGTAGATTACATTTCATGAATTATGGGATTACATGAATGCGAATTTAAGCGAAATTCTTGTGACAATATTTTTGAAGCACACCAGAAAAGCAAGAAAATGAACAATTCATCTAAAATTAACTGACATGTACTGCTGCCACAGTTAAAACTGATCTTAATACTTTTTTGAATGTATTTCAGGACAAGTAATAACTAACTTGGTCCACCAAATACTAACCGAATCAAGTACTTacttattttatatttttctccAAGTGTTGAGACAATATCCTCTTTTGCTTTGGCAATTTCCCCATTATCGACAATTGTTGTCATAACAGCAAAATCTGCAATAACACTTCCACTCCTATTCACgtgagaaaaaaatatcagaaaacaTATCCACAATAGAAGAGCATGCATGTGTACATTAGCAAAAGAAACCCATACATACATTGTATAACATCAACCCCAAGTCCTTTTCATTTCGAGGGGAAACTTGTCTCTGGggcagtggcggatttaggtataggcaaCATGGGCAGCTGCCCAGGCCGGTATCTTGCCGGGGGCGGCACGGGGCACCCGCACAATCTTATTTAGAATGGGTGACTtttgcgcgatcggttttctataactcatttgcacgtcacgtcaatgattTCATGAAAGCGGGGtttcgcccagggagccatacaaggtagaaccgccactgctctgGGGCATATACTGGAAATGTATTAGTTATATTGGACATTTTGGACCACAGTTTAAATTGTTAGAATTTCAACAACGTTCAATTCTTTACATTTCCGCAACAACTATTATATGGCCCATACATCCCTCAAAATCACCTGGAATTGAAATTATACATTAAACTGAACGTTGAGAAAGTTAAGGTGAAATTGACTATTTGAATATTGAAATTACTAGCACATGAAATGAAGGcttgaaataacatcaaatgtAAAAGATTTTGAATAGAGGTAATAACACAGAGGCAAAACTTACTTTAAGCTATTTAACTTTGCTGATATGAAGCCTTTCATGTTTCTCTTATATATGACTTTGATCTGTGTGAGACAGTGAAATGATTATTGATCAAAGTGATTTAAAATAAAGTATTGAAAAGGACATGAAATGAACATACTGCACAAATTGCAATTTGTCACATATCAAACGAATTGTAATTTGTCACATATCATGCGAAATGAacaatggacatccacaaattaatacataccatacgaaatgtaaccTATTATACTAAATGGAGTGAGACTGATTTACGTTAactatgttacatctacccctgagtccaggttgacaCTTTACATTACAGCACATGGACATTGTGATAAGGATGAGGGAATACAGTATACTCACAGTTTGATCAATATCTTTGAACATtgcattattttcatcattgaATTTAGAGTCAAAGGTGATAGCCATAGTAAATTGTAGGTTCAGTGTGTTTtctaaaacaaaaacagaacaaaaTATAAAAATGCGGAAGTTAAAAATGTAATTACACATTTGTATAACTGAGGTTgcttttgacatttttttgttgttggtactAGGGCACAGTGGAACAGAAAAACAATTTAATGAAGACATTAGTGTAACTGTTTTTTTGGCGATGTCCAACTTCTTTCAAACATGTACCAAGGAAATAGGTAAAATTAAGGAGGGTGTCGTTGGAGTTGTTGAACTTTCTGTGGACTGTTTTTCTGTTGGCACTGAGGTACAGTGGAACAGAAAAACATTATATTTAACACATTGGTGTTACTGGAATATTGGTGATGCCCAACTTCATTCAACAATGTAACAAGGAAATATTGTAGGACCAATGAAATGAAATGACAGATTTGTATACTTGATGTCATACTGGAGGGAGTTGTTGGAGAGGTTGAACTTGCTGTGGACTGTTTTGTTGTTGGCACTAATGCGTAAAAGTATTTACTTTACTGACATTGCTGTGTATCATTGAATGATTACATTTTGATTAACAGAGTAGTTATGTACCGTAACTACGTGGAATAAGGAACTTACTTGTTACGGCAGGAGTTGGAGTGCTCAAGTTATTTGTTATGgacttttaaatatatttaattaacCAACAGAGAATCTATTTTTGAAGATGTAAATTACTTTCCATACACTAACCATCATTTGTTCATTGTGTAATACTCtgagatagcctagtggttaggtagcctagtggttagagcgttggactagtaaccgaaaggtagcgagattgaatccccgagctgacaaggtaaaaatctgttgttctacccctgaacaaggcagttaacccactgttcctaggccgtcattgaaaataagaatttgttcttaactgacttgcatagttaaataaagggtaaaAAAAGATAACCCAAACAAAATCACATCTGAACAGGTCAGTGGATTTTTGACACTGTTAGATATATTTGAAATACATAGATTATTGTGTAAAACCAGTACTTGTTTCCTCCTCTGCTGGAAAAGCTGTGGACGTAGAGAAATGTGAGATGATTATGATGATGGCTGGTTCTTTAACCTGTTTCACAGCTTTTTGTCTTACAGCTGTAGGCCTCAAGTAAATATACAACAATGGATAACACCATGGCAAGTTGATCTTACTAAGACTCTAATTAGTACAATAACACTGTTGTTAATTAAATAGTCATTAGTAACTGTCTCATACCTGGTGTTGGAGATGGTGTTGGACAAGCCGTCAGATCTATGTGGTAAATGAGATAGGGGTAAGCTTTGAGTGTAAACATTGATGAATGAattcataaacattgatgaactttttagtgacaggggcagtactcggaaattcagatgaatgacgtgcccaaattaaactgcctgctactcgggcccagaaggtaggatatgcatattattagtagatttggatagaaaacactctgaagtttttaaaactgtttgaatgatgtctgtgagtataacagaactcatttggctgGCAAAAAGCTGAGAAGAATCCAACCatgaagtgtggaaatctgaggtttgtagtttttcaagtgattccctatacagtgacttagggttcattttgcacttcctaaggcttccactagatgtcaacagtctttagaacattgttttatgcttctactgggaatggggagagaataagagccattggaatcagatgactgagaaaattacatgagctcagtggcgcacgCTCCCGTGAGaattagctgtgttccttttcttttttgaagacaaaggaatcgtccggttggaatattatggaagatttatgataaaaacaacctaaaga of Salmo trutta chromosome 1, fSalTru1.1, whole genome shotgun sequence contains these proteins:
- the LOC115191920 gene encoding adhesion G-protein coupled receptor F1-like isoform X4, with translation MASPKTVWYFSVLLVFCCSLEKQDCLETPNVTSEESPTDGSQVPSREKREVTATLYEKVGVVQLDVYNIPLEVIDYQKSHVKNVTYPILISNELFVTDINITTECSSDPSGIRCRCEDQYSCSCDQCSSNGSCDEIVSEICGCFEGYHSEVMFCRPITNLTACPTPSPTPAFPAEEETKNTLNLQFTMAITFDSKFNDENNAMFKDIDQTIKVIYKRNMKGFISAKLNSLKSGSVIADFAVMTTIVDNGEIAKAKEDIVSTLGEKYKIRFTCLNDTIFGNGQVNEIVVAECKPDEVGQKTAICQENESFSVLENNCVLKEIEHLFLLSQDLAGTGLPVFLERLRNSTFNLRDRIVASPATISTIVNILKNVANVSRSTPINKPLMKNFLETAGVLTSNGAKASWDVLNTNLTKNESSAFLGTVETISNFLTDDFFDIATPSIFLNKTTVNNSVNNLFNLNSSVLIDIPASEASYSSITIITFESLDNILPARNSSSLNNRVNRVNTINGKVVLVKVNGTIKNVTFSFDVLNKTLANPQCVFWNFNLFDGLGGWDGEGCELQSDKNGTVTCHCNHLTSFSILMSPFIPAELRFALDLITYIGVGISMCCLVVCLIIEMLVWNAVTGNNTSYMRHVSIVNIAFSLLIADIWFIIGAAISDNENKDLPACSTATFFIHFFYLALFFWMLVSGLLLLYRTVMVFSHMSKPAMLAISFSLGYGAPLIIAVITIAVTAPGKQYIRGKDGVCWLNWTESMTLLAFVIPALTIVVINLLILIVVLFKILRRVVGDVTQPDEKNAVVVIARCLAILTPFFGTTWGLGVGTMTIPDNLGIHIVFAIFNSLQGLFILVFGTLLDKKIREALTGRSQVSSNRTKTTSAATSSSGLGFFRTRRRNVFNVSAAPTSSTTGASETFNI
- the LOC115191920 gene encoding adhesion G protein-coupled receptor F5-like isoform X1 — encoded protein: MASPKTVWYFSVLLVFCCSLEKQDCLETPNVTSEESPTDGSQVPSREKREVTATLYEKVGVVQLDVYNIPLEVIDYQKSHVKNVTYPILISNELFVTDINITTECSSDPSGIRCRCEDQYSCSCDQCSSNGSCDEIVSEICGCFEGYHSEVMFCRPITKPSTIYGRIIEIELDMTDISATLIDVLRVSVNDLTYPVLISNVLNVTDVNFTTACYPNSTCRCEDQYGWSCDQCLSYGSCDITDESCGCIKAIPPYGPFCQPITNLTACPTPSPTPAFPAEEETKNTLNLQFTMAITFDSKFNDENNAMFKDIDQTIKVIYKRNMKGFISAKLNSLKSGSVIADFAVMTTIVDNGEIAKAKEDIVSTLGEKYKIRFTCLNDTIFGNGQVNEIVVAECKPDEVGQKTAICQENESFSVLENNCVLKEIEHLFLLSQDLAGTGLPVFLERLRNSTFNLRDRIVASPATISTIVNILKNVANVSRSTPINKPLMKNFLETAGVLTSNGAKASWDVLNTNLTKNESSAFLGTVETISNFLTDDFFDIATPSIFLNKTTVNNSVNNLFNLNSSVLIDIPASEASYSSITIITFESLDNILPARNSSSLNNRVNRVNTINGKVVLVKVNGTIKNVTFSFDVLNKTLANPQCVFWNFNLFDGLGGWDGEGCELQSDKNGTVTCHCNHLTSFSILMSPFIPAELRFALDLITYIGVGISMCCLVVCLIIEMLVWNAVTGNNTSYMRHVSIVNIAFSLLIADIWFIIGAAISDNENKDLPACSTATFFIHFFYLALFFWMLVSGLLLLYRTVMVFSHMSKPAMLAISFSLGYGAPLIIAVITIAVTAPGKQYIRGKDGVCWLNWTESMTLLAFVIPALTIVVINLLILIVVLFKILRRVVGDVTQPDEKNAVVVIARCLAILTPFFGTTWGLGVGTMTIPDNLGIHIVFAIFNSLQGLFILVFGTLLDKKIREALTGRSQVSSNRTKTTSAATSSSGLGFFRTRRRNVFNVSAAPTSSTTGASETFNI
- the LOC115191920 gene encoding adhesion G-protein coupled receptor F1-like isoform X3 → MASPKTVWYFSVLLVFCCSLEKQDCLETPNVTSEESPTDGSQVPSREKREECSSDPSGIRCRCEDQYSCSCDQCSSNGSCDEIVSEICGCFEGYHSEVMFCRPITKPSTIYGRIIEIELDMTDISATLIDVLRVSVNDLTYPVLISNVLNVTDVNFTTACYPNSTCRCEDQYGWSCDQCLSYGSCDITDESCGCIKAIPPYGPFCQPITNLTACPTPSPTPAFPAEEETKNTLNLQFTMAITFDSKFNDENNAMFKDIDQTIKVIYKRNMKGFISAKLNSLKSGSVIADFAVMTTIVDNGEIAKAKEDIVSTLGEKYKIRFTCLNDTIFGNGQVNEIVVAECKPDEVGQKTAICQENESFSVLENNCVLKEIEHLFLLSQDLAGTGLPVFLERLRNSTFNLRDRIVASPATISTIVNILKNVANVSRSTPINKPLMKNFLETAGVLTSNGAKASWDVLNTNLTKNESSAFLGTVETISNFLTDDFFDIATPSIFLNKTTVNNSVNNLFNLNSSVLIDIPASEASYSSITIITFESLDNILPARNSSSLNNRVNRVNTINGKVVLVKVNGTIKNVTFSFDVLNKTLANPQCVFWNFNLFDGLGGWDGEGCELQSDKNGTVTCHCNHLTSFSILMSPFIPAELRFALDLITYIGVGISMCCLVVCLIIEMLVWNAVTGNNTSYMRHVSIVNIAFSLLIADIWFIIGAAISDNENKDLPACSTATFFIHFFYLALFFWMLVSGLLLLYRTVMVFSHMSKPAMLAISFSLGYGAPLIIAVITIAVTAPGKQYIRGKDGVCWLNWTESMTLLAFVIPALTIVVINLLILIVVLFKILRRVVGDVTQPDEKNAVVVIARCLAILTPFFGTTWGLGVGTMTIPDNLGIHIVFAIFNSLQGLFILVFGTLLDKKIREALTGRSQVSSNRTKTTSAATSSSGLGFFRTRRRNVFNVSAAPTSSTTGASETFNI
- the LOC115191920 gene encoding adhesion G protein-coupled receptor F5-like isoform X2 gives rise to the protein MASPKTVWYFSVLLVFCCSLEKQDCLETPNVTSEESPTDGSQVPSREKREVTATLYEKVGVVQLDVYNIPLEVIDYQKSHVKNVTYPILISNELFVTDINITTECSSDPSGIRCRCEDQYSCSCDQCSSNGSCDEIVSEICGCFEGYHSEVMFCRPITKPSTIYGRIIEIELDMTDISATLIDVLRVSVNDLTYPVLISNVLNVTDVNFTTACYPNSTCRCEDQYGWSCDQCLSYGSCDITDESCGCIKAIPPYGPFCQPITNLTACPTPSPTPENTLNLQFTMAITFDSKFNDENNAMFKDIDQTIKVIYKRNMKGFISAKLNSLKSGSVIADFAVMTTIVDNGEIAKAKEDIVSTLGEKYKIRFTCLNDTIFGNGQVNEIVVAECKPDEVGQKTAICQENESFSVLENNCVLKEIEHLFLLSQDLAGTGLPVFLERLRNSTFNLRDRIVASPATISTIVNILKNVANVSRSTPINKPLMKNFLETAGVLTSNGAKASWDVLNTNLTKNESSAFLGTVETISNFLTDDFFDIATPSIFLNKTTVNNSVNNLFNLNSSVLIDIPASEASYSSITIITFESLDNILPARNSSSLNNRVNRVNTINGKVVLVKVNGTIKNVTFSFDVLNKTLANPQCVFWNFNLFDGLGGWDGEGCELQSDKNGTVTCHCNHLTSFSILMSPFIPAELRFALDLITYIGVGISMCCLVVCLIIEMLVWNAVTGNNTSYMRHVSIVNIAFSLLIADIWFIIGAAISDNENKDLPACSTATFFIHFFYLALFFWMLVSGLLLLYRTVMVFSHMSKPAMLAISFSLGYGAPLIIAVITIAVTAPGKQYIRGKDGVCWLNWTESMTLLAFVIPALTIVVINLLILIVVLFKILRRVVGDVTQPDEKNAVVVIARCLAILTPFFGTTWGLGVGTMTIPDNLGIHIVFAIFNSLQGLFILVFGTLLDKKIREALTGRSQVSSNRTKTTSAATSSSGLGFFRTRRRNVFNVSAAPTSSTTGASETFNI
- the LOC115191920 gene encoding adhesion G-protein coupled receptor F1-like isoform X5 translates to MASPKTVWYFSVLLVFCCSLEKQDCLETPNVTSEESPTDGSQVPSREKREVTATLYEKVGVVQLDVYNIPLEVIDYQKSHVKNVTYPILISNELFVTDINITTECSSDPSGIRCRCEDQYSCSCDQCSSNGSCDEIVSEICGCFEGYHSEVMFCRPITNLTACPTPSPTPENTLNLQFTMAITFDSKFNDENNAMFKDIDQTIKVIYKRNMKGFISAKLNSLKSGSVIADFAVMTTIVDNGEIAKAKEDIVSTLGEKYKIRFTCLNDTIFGNGQVNEIVVAECKPDEVGQKTAICQENESFSVLENNCVLKEIEHLFLLSQDLAGTGLPVFLERLRNSTFNLRDRIVASPATISTIVNILKNVANVSRSTPINKPLMKNFLETAGVLTSNGAKASWDVLNTNLTKNESSAFLGTVETISNFLTDDFFDIATPSIFLNKTTVNNSVNNLFNLNSSVLIDIPASEASYSSITIITFESLDNILPARNSSSLNNRVNRVNTINGKVVLVKVNGTIKNVTFSFDVLNKTLANPQCVFWNFNLFDGLGGWDGEGCELQSDKNGTVTCHCNHLTSFSILMSPFIPAELRFALDLITYIGVGISMCCLVVCLIIEMLVWNAVTGNNTSYMRHVSIVNIAFSLLIADIWFIIGAAISDNENKDLPACSTATFFIHFFYLALFFWMLVSGLLLLYRTVMVFSHMSKPAMLAISFSLGYGAPLIIAVITIAVTAPGKQYIRGKDGVCWLNWTESMTLLAFVIPALTIVVINLLILIVVLFKILRRVVGDVTQPDEKNAVVVIARCLAILTPFFGTTWGLGVGTMTIPDNLGIHIVFAIFNSLQGLFILVFGTLLDKKIREALTGRSQVSSNRTKTTSAATSSSGLGFFRTRRRNVFNVSAAPTSSTTGASETFNI